A single region of the Halarcobacter mediterraneus genome encodes:
- a CDS encoding flagellar hook-basal body complex protein, translated as MIGALWTGISGLSSHQTALDNESHNIANVNTVGYKSSRISFADQMYQDRIGKGSKILDAEKLYVQGNLKTTGVNYDVAISGDGFFTVKNTTSSGSGENYYTRAGNFRMGDNGTLQDAAGNEVQGWAMRVIDTDKDVISTDPNNKRITDDYTKLLSSKVIKYASQVETITAKATDYNKTARADSSTVFTGAGAKTKAAKVTDIENLVANYASWLQKLQDDPYVGSASSTSQVSQINFKSFDSLGGTDSGAISKDGDSIYVYIDGEKISQEFVSVTATYDIDGDGNTAADDASGSTTYADADNLVASRIATYKALADKISEEVPGLRAYMVSETGGTNDDVLEDDDIFKLSTKDSDMIKGIIQIESLIPGVSFDISEVGEEIGNNNKVAGGFQTSSAANAGEGVGALNSARDALARAISGKQQDVYTLADLGLDNPNTTSGALTAQDFLYGMTIYDKELDKIIPVPGDNTTSPATPLSIFVNDATTVDDIVDAINNPQTEYFQDDGTSVANSSFQLSDYVVAKNINGNLVIETKDENYDVEFSGSLKISDNAATDSGGPLLTIANYTPRDKNNDYSGRQGAGAEFIQMVTTINQTSTQDSLQLKLDALGISDSAFGEFSVDSTGLITMKQDGASFAIGQISLSLFNNNRGLEPVGDNNYAKTNESGDPIYSKNNENTGKIENKTLELSTADLSESLVNLMVFQRAFEANAKSITTSDELLNTLINLKR; from the coding sequence ATGATCGGAGCATTATGGACAGGGATATCAGGGTTATCGTCACATCAAACAGCGTTAGACAATGAATCTCATAATATAGCAAATGTAAATACAGTAGGATATAAATCTTCAAGAATATCTTTTGCAGACCAAATGTATCAAGATAGAATTGGTAAAGGGTCTAAAATATTAGATGCAGAGAAACTATATGTTCAAGGTAATCTAAAAACCACAGGGGTAAACTATGATGTTGCCATAAGTGGAGATGGATTCTTTACAGTAAAAAATACTACTTCAAGTGGAAGTGGAGAAAACTATTACACTAGAGCAGGAAACTTTAGAATGGGTGATAATGGAACCCTACAAGATGCTGCTGGAAATGAAGTCCAAGGATGGGCTATGAGAGTAATAGATACTGATAAAGATGTAATTTCAACGGACCCAAATAATAAAAGAATAACAGATGATTATACAAAATTATTGTCTTCAAAAGTAATAAAATATGCAAGTCAAGTAGAGACAATAACAGCAAAAGCAACAGACTATAATAAAACAGCAAGAGCAGATTCTAGTACAGTATTTACTGGAGCTGGAGCAAAAACAAAAGCTGCAAAAGTTACAGATATTGAAAACTTAGTGGCAAACTATGCTTCATGGCTACAAAAACTACAAGATGATCCATATGTAGGAAGTGCAAGCTCAACTTCACAGGTATCACAAATAAACTTTAAATCTTTTGATTCTTTAGGTGGAACAGATAGTGGAGCCATTTCAAAAGATGGAGATAGTATTTATGTTTATATTGATGGAGAAAAGATTTCACAAGAATTTGTATCAGTAACAGCAACTTATGATATAGATGGAGATGGAAATACAGCAGCCGATGATGCTTCAGGATCAACAACATATGCAGATGCTGATAATTTAGTTGCAAGTAGAATAGCAACTTATAAAGCCTTAGCAGATAAGATATCAGAAGAGGTTCCTGGTTTAAGAGCTTATATGGTAAGTGAAACAGGTGGAACAAATGATGATGTTTTAGAAGATGATGATATTTTTAAGCTATCTACAAAAGATAGTGATATGATAAAAGGTATTATTCAAATTGAATCTTTAATCCCTGGAGTAAGTTTTGATATATCAGAAGTAGGGGAAGAAATAGGAAATAATAATAAAGTTGCAGGAGGTTTTCAAACTTCATCAGCAGCAAATGCTGGAGAAGGAGTTGGAGCCTTAAATAGTGCTAGAGATGCTTTAGCTAGAGCTATTTCAGGAAAACAACAAGATGTTTATACTCTTGCTGATTTAGGTTTAGATAATCCTAATACTACTTCAGGGGCTTTAACAGCTCAAGATTTTCTTTATGGTATGACAATTTATGATAAAGAATTAGATAAAATTATACCAGTACCTGGAGATAATACAACAAGTCCTGCTACTCCTTTATCAATATTTGTTAATGATGCCACAACAGTTGATGATATAGTTGATGCTATAAATAACCCTCAAACAGAATATTTTCAAGATGATGGAACAAGTGTAGCAAATAGTTCTTTTCAGTTATCAGATTATGTGGTAGCTAAAAATATAAATGGAAACTTGGTAATAGAAACCAAAGATGAAAACTATGATGTTGAATTTAGTGGTTCTTTAAAGATATCTGATAATGCAGCAACTGATAGTGGAGGACCTCTTTTAACAATTGCTAATTATACTCCAAGAGATAAAAACAATGATTATAGTGGAAGACAGGGAGCTGGTGCTGAATTTATTCAGATGGTAACAACTATAAACCAAACTTCAACACAAGATTCACTTCAACTAAAACTTGATGCTTTAGGAATTTCTGATTCTGCCTTTGGAGAGTTTTCTGTTGATAGTACTGGACTAATCACTATGAAACAAGATGGAGCTTCATTTGCAATAGGACAAATATCTCTATCTTTATTCAATAATAATAGAGGACTAGAACCAGTTGGAGATAATAATTATGCAAAAACCAATGAATCTGGTGATCCTATATACAGTAAAAACAATGAAAACACTGGTAAGATTGAAAATAAGACTTTAGAATTATCTACAGCAGACTTAAGTGAAAGTTTAGTTAACTTGATGGTATTTCAAAGGGCATTTGAAGCTAATGCAAAATCTATTACAACTTCTGATGAGTTATTAAATACTTTAATTAACTTAAAACGATAA
- a CDS encoding tetratricopeptide repeat protein yields MKKILFISIFTVFLPIISFSQEEKNLNSEPEILFKYNKLKENQEKFELQVEFNKAILLLEKEEYEEAIESFKKTSKLLKIPSFLNIGIAYYKLNQIDNALLYLNNIYDYKEASFSNTYSYISASYYLYLIKKDRKYLETIIDITKKFSNLTEHSKRLVADSLILLKDYEKALKVLDTMQFPMYLKKAMLYLKLNDFKSAERYLESAKKNTLNQTKIDLILWLMIYRDLKANEIAKLLERLKEVEKVKSSFKINQEHPLKIFFNKNKYTTKEYLSFITNFSEERKIDFLFYFAPFVFSDKQEVLYDISKGFVFKDKQSVESLEEMVKYNAKFIDIIKEDPIIRVNKMKSFIKEDSNSYIYYNLALCYAQISDFHNAYKYFSKAYKLNPGNKLYSVMTLITAEITNKRINDKEYILQNIQSKNGMYKYFGQRIYSLFLSKKASVVFDPLNYKNTIFFKALDYLDKLEENNLSLDHPLFTEHYKDPLIYLMKATLKREGENDYNYFARLQDTIPLKINGNFLKGPIVVTKYYIDLLKAIGLFHKADLTLKDDNSPSYLRIKAFNELYNNNPKESLKILQTLQKEYKLEDKFTMYLIVSAQLEDGKYNEALLQIALIKAILKDKDADFLSGIQLIQELKLNSSSQYFTKPYSNSLIDFKIIDLDELLETL; encoded by the coding sequence TTGAAAAAGATATTATTTATAAGTATATTTACTGTTTTTTTACCAATTATATCTTTTTCACAAGAGGAAAAGAATCTTAATTCTGAACCTGAGATACTATTTAAGTATAATAAATTAAAAGAAAATCAAGAAAAATTTGAGCTTCAAGTAGAATTTAATAAAGCAATATTACTCTTAGAAAAAGAAGAGTATGAAGAAGCTATAGAAAGTTTTAAAAAGACTTCAAAACTACTTAAAATACCATCGTTTTTAAATATAGGAATAGCCTATTATAAACTTAATCAAATTGATAATGCTTTATTGTACTTGAATAATATCTATGATTATAAAGAAGCCTCTTTCTCAAATACATATTCATACATTTCTGCCAGTTATTATTTATATTTAATAAAGAAAGATAGAAAATATCTAGAAACAATTATTGATATAACAAAAAAGTTTTCTAATTTAACTGAGCACTCAAAAAGATTAGTTGCAGATAGTCTAATTCTCTTAAAAGATTATGAGAAAGCACTAAAAGTTTTAGACACAATGCAATTTCCAATGTATCTAAAAAAAGCAATGTTATATTTAAAACTAAATGACTTTAAAAGTGCAGAAAGGTATTTAGAAAGTGCAAAGAAAAATACTCTTAATCAAACTAAAATTGATTTGATTTTGTGGCTAATGATTTATAGAGACTTAAAAGCAAATGAAATAGCAAAATTATTAGAAAGACTAAAAGAAGTTGAAAAAGTTAAATCAAGTTTTAAAATAAATCAAGAACACCCTTTAAAAATATTTTTTAATAAAAATAAATATACAACAAAGGAATATTTGAGTTTTATTACAAATTTTAGTGAAGAAAGAAAGATTGATTTTCTCTTTTATTTTGCTCCTTTTGTTTTTTCTGATAAGCAAGAAGTTTTATATGATATTTCAAAAGGTTTTGTATTTAAAGACAAACAAAGTGTAGAAAGTTTGGAAGAAATGGTTAAATACAATGCAAAATTTATTGATATAATCAAAGAAGACCCAATAATAAGAGTAAATAAAATGAAATCTTTTATAAAAGAAGATTCAAACTCTTATATTTATTATAATTTAGCTCTGTGTTATGCTCAAATCAGTGATTTTCATAATGCTTATAAGTACTTTTCAAAAGCATATAAACTAAATCCAGGAAATAAACTTTATTCTGTAATGACTTTAATTACAGCAGAAATAACTAATAAAAGAATAAATGATAAAGAGTATATTTTACAAAATATTCAATCTAAAAATGGAATGTATAAATATTTTGGACAGAGAATATATTCTTTGTTTTTGAGTAAAAAAGCATCAGTAGTTTTTGATCCATTAAATTATAAAAATACAATATTTTTTAAGGCTTTAGATTATTTAGATAAATTAGAAGAAAATAACTTATCCTTAGACCATCCTTTGTTTACTGAACATTATAAAGATCCTTTAATATATTTAATGAAAGCAACATTAAAAAGAGAAGGGGAAAATGATTATAATTATTTTGCAAGACTTCAAGATACAATACCTTTGAAAATTAATGGGAATTTTTTAAAAGGACCCATTGTAGTAACAAAATATTATATTGATTTATTAAAGGCAATAGGTCTTTTTCATAAGGCTGATTTAACTTTAAAAGATGATAATAGTCCTTCTTATTTAAGAATAAAAGCTTTTAATGAGTTATATAATAATAATCCAAAAGAGAGCTTAAAAATATTGCAAACTTTACAAAAAGAGTATAAGCTAGAAGACAAATTTACTATGTATTTGATTGTATCTGCTCAATTAGAGGATGGTAAATATAATGAGGCTCTACTACAGATTGCATTAATTAAGGCAATATTAAAAGATAAAGATGCTGATTTTTTAAGTGGTATTCAATTAATTCAAGAACTAAAATTAAATAGTTCTAGTCAGTATTTTACTAAACCCTATAGTAATTCTTTAATAGATTTTAAAATAATAGACCTTGACGAGTTATTAGAAACTCTCTAG
- a CDS encoding flagellin yields MELGRIAEMDNAKSNHVEKIRTVQEVDEKHKTVQDDEYKKVQGNTQEIEKNEVILDNVKFGYNKNSRDFFVKVTRGDAEYKYPTEDMMKIKAHMLESLQDQQNN; encoded by the coding sequence ATGGAACTAGGTAGAATAGCTGAAATGGATAATGCAAAAAGTAATCATGTAGAAAAAATTAGAACTGTCCAAGAAGTTGATGAGAAACATAAGACAGTACAAGATGATGAGTATAAAAAAGTTCAAGGAAATACTCAAGAAATCGAAAAAAACGAAGTTATCTTAGATAATGTAAAATTTGGTTATAACAAAAACTCAAGAGATTTTTTTGTTAAGGTTACAAGAGGTGATGCAGAGTATAAATACCCAACAGAAGATATGATGAAAATAAAAGCTCATATGTTAGAATCTTTACAAGACCAGCAAAATAATTAA
- a CDS encoding FliM/FliN family flagellar motor switch protein, with the protein MASDLSNFLKDELSNTLEQLLSKSTAIDTVSKVDLDEIEDSQCIEISVKFEFSSISSTWNFFIPSLTATKFEFFMLGGMGDLKEHIDDEIADAVNEIISNVCGSFCTTVNAQGFNDVSSIKSELAGSSIKAIKDIDSSENLFYFDLSLDGEKLPIYLGLDEIILPYLSAITGYEDVDSSSSSQASTSSSSNPSAVSSNLGSSVSSISSLLSEDSAENLQLLFNIRLKLSVRLGTKNFLLKDILRWDIGEIIELEQMVNEPLDILVNGVKIGEGEAVIVEGKFGLKIKNIGDSASRISQIGLS; encoded by the coding sequence TTGGCATCAGACTTATCAAATTTTTTAAAAGATGAATTATCAAATACTTTGGAACAATTGCTTTCAAAAAGCACAGCAATTGATACAGTATCAAAAGTAGACCTTGATGAAATTGAAGATTCTCAATGTATTGAGATTTCAGTAAAGTTTGAATTTTCAAGTATCTCTTCTACTTGGAATTTTTTCATTCCTTCTTTAACAGCAACAAAATTTGAATTTTTTATGCTGGGAGGAATGGGAGATTTAAAAGAACATATAGATGATGAAATAGCAGATGCTGTAAATGAAATTATTTCAAATGTTTGTGGAAGTTTTTGTACTACTGTAAATGCACAAGGCTTTAATGATGTTTCTTCAATAAAATCTGAGCTTGCAGGCTCATCAATAAAGGCTATTAAAGATATTGATTCTAGTGAAAATCTATTTTATTTTGATTTATCATTGGATGGTGAAAAATTACCTATTTATTTAGGATTAGATGAAATAATATTACCTTATTTATCAGCAATTACGGGATATGAAGATGTTGATTCTTCATCATCTTCACAGGCTTCAACAAGTAGTTCAAGTAATCCTTCAGCAGTAAGTTCAAATTTAGGTTCTAGTGTATCTAGTATAAGTTCTTTATTATCAGAAGATTCAGCAGAAAATCTTCAACTACTTTTTAATATAAGACTTAAACTTAGTGTAAGATTAGGAACTAAAAATTTTTTACTAAAAGATATTCTTAGATGGGATATTGGAGAGATTATTGAATTAGAACAAATGGTAAATGAACCTTTAGATATTTTAGTAAATGGTGTTAAAATTGGAGAAGGAGAAGCTGTTATTGTGGAAGGAAAATTTGGTTTAAAAATAAAAAATATTGGTGATAGTGCATCAAGAATAAGTCAAATAGGGTTATCATAA
- a CDS encoding motility protein A, whose amino-acid sequence MDKSTAGGLAAGWGMVSLAIVLGGVGFGPYIDIPSVIIVIGGTLAVTAGQFEGADLKRMGPAMKVALNEVPFEPLPELIEKITFYATEIKKHGVMHIEQKVLEETNPFFKEAFQLLVDGTKAETLTPLLQTKLDYMEKRHNIMLKMFANIGGTAGSMGMIGTLVGLVAMLANLSDPASVGPAMAVALLTTMYGALIGTLFAGLIESKLSQKHSKEVESCEVIILGTSMIAAEESIGNIKMQLNSILVDGEEE is encoded by the coding sequence ATGGATAAGAGTACAGCAGGTGGATTAGCAGCAGGTTGGGGAATGGTTTCCTTAGCCATTGTTTTAGGTGGTGTAGGTTTTGGCCCTTATATTGATATTCCTTCCGTAATTATAGTAATTGGAGGGACTTTAGCTGTTACAGCAGGACAATTTGAGGGTGCAGACTTAAAAAGAATGGGACCTGCAATGAAAGTTGCTTTAAATGAAGTACCATTTGAACCTTTACCTGAACTTATTGAAAAAATTACTTTTTATGCAACTGAAATTAAGAAGCATGGTGTAATGCATATTGAACAAAAAGTTTTAGAAGAAACTAATCCTTTTTTTAAAGAAGCATTTCAATTACTTGTAGATGGAACAAAAGCAGAAACATTAACTCCTTTATTACAAACTAAACTTGATTATATGGAAAAAAGACATAATATTATGCTTAAAATGTTTGCAAATATTGGTGGTACGGCAGGTTCTATGGGGATGATTGGTACATTAGTTGGACTTGTTGCAATGTTAGCAAATTTATCAGACCCTGCTTCAGTTGGACCAGCAATGGCAGTTGCTTTATTAACAACTATGTATGGAGCTTTAATTGGTACTTTATTTGCGGGTCTAATTGAAAGTAAGCTTTCTCAGAAACATTCAAAAGAAGTAGAGTCATGTGAAGTAATTATATTAGGTACTTCAATGATTGCTGCAGAAGAATCAATAGGTAATATTAAGATGCAATTAAATTCAATTTTAGTTGATGGGGAAGAAGAGTAA
- a CDS encoding flagellar motor protein MotB yields MAEKKCPECPKCLPGWLVQFGDLMSLLLTFFILLLSMAVMDKKKVEEYFDIMKKAMGFIDASTDIQTQSEKYSTETSNSSDDDTDSNDESMEETMQQVAELVNEMNDISTIETEQIQLEKGQNEFILDIPSTIMFEEGQYEIKNPNSKRFIAKVARVIRTMPQSFNIEIIGHTASTGLKSASIPRDNWDMSALRSISVVKELIKNRIDPSSLKVAAYSSYQPRSELASDNRRVEMRFFADDTANDILSEESFFDRLE; encoded by the coding sequence ATGGCTGAAAAAAAGTGTCCAGAATGTCCTAAATGTTTACCAGGTTGGCTTGTACAATTTGGTGATTTAATGTCATTACTATTAACTTTTTTTATTTTATTATTATCTATGGCAGTTATGGATAAAAAGAAAGTTGAAGAGTACTTTGATATTATGAAAAAAGCAATGGGATTTATTGATGCTTCAACTGATATTCAGACGCAATCAGAAAAATATTCTACTGAAACAAGTAATTCTTCTGATGATGATACAGATTCAAATGATGAATCTATGGAAGAAACAATGCAACAAGTTGCAGAGTTAGTAAATGAAATGAATGACATAAGTACCATAGAAACAGAACAAATTCAATTGGAAAAAGGACAAAATGAGTTTATTTTAGATATTCCTTCTACAATAATGTTTGAAGAAGGACAATATGAAATTAAAAACCCAAATTCAAAACGATTTATAGCAAAAGTTGCAAGAGTAATTAGAACTATGCCTCAGTCTTTTAATATCGAGATTATTGGGCATACTGCTTCTACAGGATTAAAAAGTGCATCTATTCCTAGAGATAATTGGGATATGTCAGCATTAAGGTCTATTTCTGTTGTTAAAGAGCTAATAAAAAATAGAATTGACCCAAGTTCTTTAAAAGTAGCTGCTTATTCTTCTTATCAACCAAGAAGTGAGCTAGCATCTGATAATAGAAGAGTTGAAATGAGATTTTTTGCAGATGACACTGCAAATGATATTTTATCCGAAGAAAGTTTTTTTGATAGATTGGAGTAA
- a CDS encoding rod-binding protein: MDINTNFSDIKMIEKSPVDNYKNVDASKLEDEALRKVSDDFEAFFMKQLLDISLKDSKLAGESSGSEIIKSMYTDAVSRQTNGMVGISDMLYNFLSERKN; this comes from the coding sequence ATGGATATAAATACAAATTTTTCTGATATAAAAATGATTGAAAAGAGCCCAGTAGATAACTATAAAAATGTTGATGCTTCAAAACTTGAAGATGAAGCTTTAAGAAAAGTAAGTGATGATTTTGAAGCTTTTTTTATGAAACAGCTTTTAGATATTTCTTTAAAAGATAGCAAACTTGCTGGAGAAAGTAGTGGTTCAGAAATTATTAAAAGTATGTATACTGATGCTGTATCTAGACAAACAAATGGTATGGTTGGAATAAGTGATATGTTATATAATTTTTTGAGTGAACGAAAAAATTAA
- the flhF gene encoding flagellar biosynthesis protein FlhF: MNMLSFLGETPTAALKNAQEECGEEAIVISTKKISSAKDRSKDMYEVIVALEDDEKEIPHTKKITSSINNSNKEPRFEAKVYDFKEEILKMQDAILQVQKSLWDPKSQLYDLTIPPEFVDMYNLFEQNEFDQEMTYTIMKKTIKQLPFALKANPKKVNDFFKLVLRRIIPIKQEVPLRKHQRKIIMMVGPTGVGKTTTIAKLAARYAYKLGQNYKVGIVTLDSFRVGAIEQLQAYTNIMRLPLEVVKKPEGLVEALIRLKDCNYIFIDTAGSSQYDVDKIEMINEYQQKVHELPIEKVLVLPANVKQSDLVDIYTNYSRLNIDYLTFTKLDETRSFGNLISFSHKTKKSITYFSIGQNVPDDLIVSDSSYLIDCFMNNSCARR, translated from the coding sequence ATGAATATGCTCTCTTTTTTAGGTGAGACTCCTACTGCTGCTCTTAAAAATGCACAAGAAGAGTGTGGAGAGGAAGCAATTGTAATTTCTACAAAAAAAATATCTAGCGCAAAAGATAGAAGTAAAGATATGTATGAAGTTATTGTTGCATTAGAAGATGATGAGAAAGAAATTCCCCATACAAAGAAAATAACATCTTCAATAAATAACTCAAATAAAGAACCTCGATTTGAAGCGAAAGTATATGATTTTAAAGAAGAAATTCTTAAAATGCAAGATGCAATTTTACAAGTTCAAAAAAGTCTTTGGGATCCTAAAAGTCAGTTATATGATTTAACTATTCCTCCTGAATTTGTTGATATGTATAATTTATTTGAACAAAATGAATTTGATCAAGAAATGACTTATACAATAATGAAGAAAACAATAAAACAATTACCTTTTGCATTAAAAGCAAATCCTAAAAAGGTTAATGATTTTTTTAAATTAGTATTAAGAAGAATTATTCCAATTAAGCAAGAAGTTCCTTTAAGAAAACATCAAAGAAAAATTATAATGATGGTTGGACCAACAGGAGTGGGAAAAACTACAACAATTGCTAAATTAGCTGCACGTTATGCTTATAAGTTAGGACAAAACTATAAAGTAGGAATTGTTACATTAGACTCTTTTAGAGTTGGGGCAATAGAGCAACTACAAGCATATACGAATATTATGAGACTTCCTTTGGAAGTGGTTAAAAAACCAGAGGGGCTAGTTGAAGCTTTAATTAGATTAAAAGATTGTAACTATATTTTTATTGACACAGCAGGTTCAAGTCAATATGATGTTGATAAGATTGAAATGATTAATGAATATCAGCAGAAAGTACATGAGTTACCTATTGAAAAAGTTTTAGTATTACCAGCAAATGTAAAACAAAGCGATTTAGTAGATATATATACTAATTATTCAAGATTAAATATTGATTATTTAACTTTTACTAAACTAGATGAAACAAGAAGTTTCGGAAACTTAATCTCTTTTTCTCATAAAACAAAAAAATCTATTACATATTTTTCTATTGGACAAAATGTTCCTGATGATTTAATTGTTTCTGATTCTAGTTATTTAATTGATTGTTTTATGAATAATTCTTGTGCAAGGAGATAA
- a CDS encoding AAA family ATPase: MFNSISSQASKLVNLTKKNSVISKSKILTITSGKGGVGKSTFTANIAYLLASRGFKVAVIDADIGLANMQVLFDIRPRLSLFDYIEGRNTIDEVITKTPFNNISLIAGKSGYQYSSLKTSMFLTRIVDDIKELNNFDYVLIDTGAGLNEYVQEFLSISDNILALTTTDPSALTDVYALMKMLSRDKEKLLLCFNHTKKYQIGETISKSLINLAQKNRLNPNFMIKYIGNVSTSTNISTTSRLRKLFAHEFINDHITLQLQKVIDILLKEIK, encoded by the coding sequence TTGTTTAATTCTATCTCCTCTCAAGCAAGTAAATTAGTTAATTTAACTAAAAAAAATAGCGTAATTTCAAAATCAAAAATTTTAACAATAACATCAGGAAAAGGCGGGGTTGGAAAATCAACTTTTACTGCAAATATAGCTTATCTTTTAGCATCAAGAGGTTTTAAAGTTGCAGTAATTGATGCAGATATAGGTCTTGCAAATATGCAAGTTCTTTTTGATATTAGACCAAGACTTTCTCTTTTTGATTATATAGAAGGCAGAAATACAATTGATGAAGTAATAACAAAAACACCTTTTAATAATATTTCATTGATTGCAGGGAAAAGTGGATATCAATACTCAAGCTTAAAAACATCAATGTTTTTAACAAGAATTGTAGATGATATAAAAGAATTAAATAATTTTGATTATGTTTTAATTGATACTGGAGCAGGTTTAAATGAATATGTTCAAGAGTTTTTATCTATTTCTGATAATATATTAGCACTAACTACTACTGACCCTTCTGCCTTAACAGATGTTTATGCATTAATGAAAATGTTATCAAGAGATAAAGAAAAACTTTTATTATGTTTTAATCACACAAAAAAGTATCAAATTGGAGAAACAATTTCTAAATCTTTAATAAATTTAGCCCAAAAGAATAGGTTAAATCCAAATTTTATGATAAAATATATAGGGAATGTTTCAACTTCGACAAATATATCAACAACATCAAGATTAAGAAAACTTTTTGCACATGAGTTTATAAATGATCATATAACTTTACAATTGCAAAAAGTAATTGATATATTATTAAAAGAAATTAAGTAG
- the fliE gene encoding flagellar hook-basal body complex protein FliE translates to MNISSITDSIGSIGTKQNNQVNQKENDLNFQDMLKNAITEVNDAQVQGYDAMEGIATGKVKNLQEAVQKIEEADLSLKLGLEVKNKAINAYKEIMKMQV, encoded by the coding sequence ATGAATATTTCTTCTATAACAGATTCAATTGGTTCAATTGGAACAAAACAAAATAATCAAGTAAACCAAAAAGAAAATGATTTAAATTTTCAAGATATGCTAAAAAATGCAATAACTGAAGTAAATGATGCTCAAGTGCAAGGTTATGATGCTATGGAAGGTATAGCAACGGGAAAAGTTAAAAATCTTCAAGAAGCTGTTCAAAAAATTGAAGAGGCTGATTTATCTTTAAAGTTAGGCTTAGAGGTAAAAAATAAAGCAATCAATGCTTATAAAGAAATAATGAAAATGCAAGTTTAA
- the flgC gene encoding flagellar basal body rod protein FlgC — MGFFDGYDIAVSGMSAQRTRVNITSSNIANAKTTHTEDGGPYKRQSVAFQEIMLNQNKKTNETSFDNNKDSNQVNLRGVGVKSIIEDDSDPVMRFEPSHPDANEEGYVAYPNINPVIEMVNLLEARRSYEANVTAFSTHKNIDVKTIDIMKA, encoded by the coding sequence ATGGGTTTTTTTGATGGATATGATATTGCAGTTTCTGGTATGAGTGCTCAAAGAACAAGAGTAAATATTACAAGTTCTAATATAGCAAATGCTAAAACAACTCATACTGAGGATGGAGGTCCTTATAAGAGACAAAGTGTTGCTTTTCAAGAGATTATGTTAAATCAAAATAAAAAAACAAATGAAACTTCTTTTGATAATAATAAGGATTCTAATCAAGTTAATTTAAGAGGTGTAGGAGTAAAATCAATTATAGAAGATGATTCAGATCCTGTGATGCGATTTGAGCCTTCACATCCTGATGCAAATGAAGAAGGTTATGTAGCTTATCCAAATATTAATCCTGTAATAGAAATGGTTAATTTGTTGGAAGCAAGACGTTCTTATGAGGCGAATGTTACAGCATTTTCAACTCATAAAAATATTGATGTTAAAACAATTGATATAATGAAAGCATAA